A single genomic interval of Rosistilla ulvae harbors:
- a CDS encoding ThuA domain-containing protein, with amino-acid sequence MSGRATAAEPLRALLVTGGCCHDYENQIKILQAGLGKHLKIDWTVEQYDEKRDRKANVYTKPKWAESFDVIIHNECFGGVTDGEFVESIVAEHVRSGVPAVVIHCSMHSYRNAPTADAWRGLIGVTSKRHEKAKRSLKVVAREAEHPILEGFPSPWSTPNGELYIIERSWPNTQVLASAYSDEEKADQPVVWTNTYKGVRVFGTTLGHHNETMQDDVWLNLTAKGIQWATTPDAQ; translated from the coding sequence GTGAGTGGTCGCGCCACTGCCGCCGAACCGCTGCGTGCGTTGCTAGTCACCGGCGGTTGTTGCCACGATTACGAAAACCAAATCAAAATCTTGCAAGCCGGATTGGGCAAGCATCTGAAGATCGATTGGACCGTCGAACAATACGATGAGAAACGCGACCGGAAGGCTAACGTCTACACCAAGCCGAAGTGGGCGGAATCGTTCGACGTGATCATCCACAACGAATGCTTCGGTGGCGTGACCGATGGCGAATTTGTCGAGAGCATCGTCGCCGAACACGTCCGGTCGGGCGTCCCCGCCGTCGTCATCCACTGCTCGATGCACTCGTATCGCAACGCTCCTACCGCTGACGCATGGCGTGGTTTGATCGGTGTGACGTCGAAGCGGCACGAGAAGGCAAAGCGCAGCCTGAAGGTGGTCGCTCGCGAAGCGGAGCATCCGATTCTCGAAGGCTTCCCCAGCCCCTGGTCGACTCCCAATGGCGAGCTGTACATCATCGAACGCTCGTGGCCGAACACCCAAGTTTTGGCGTCGGCGTACAGCGACGAGGAGAAAGCGGATCAACCGGTCGTCTGGACCAACACCTACAAAGGCGTTCGCGTCTTCGGGACCACTTTGGGACACCACAACGAAACGATGCAAGACGATGTTTGGTTGAACCTGACAGCCAAAGGCATCCAATGGGCAACCACCCCCGACGCGCAGTAG
- the mutM gene encoding bifunctional DNA-formamidopyrimidine glycosylase/DNA-(apurinic or apyrimidinic site) lyase, with protein sequence MPELPEVETMRRGILPIVGATISSVQRPPCHCRPISIKPRIDHLDRRASGRTITDIDRLGKRVVIHLDDGQAIVIEPRMSGLVLLADPPGIEHLRLRIELTGVTHRELLFWDRRGLGTVRLLSTDELRALVTERLGPDALQISTDQLREALRASRRAIKVALLDQSVVAGIGNLYAAEILHLAGVDPRTRCDQLSGPQWQRIQAAIGQILETAIRHEGSTLSDGTYRNALNDPGNYQSQHQVYDRADQTCYRCDRGPITRIVQAQRSTFYCPTCQQKRGLHESLADYRS encoded by the coding sequence ATGCCCGAATTGCCCGAAGTCGAAACGATGCGCCGCGGTATCCTGCCGATCGTTGGAGCCACGATTTCCAGCGTCCAACGGCCGCCTTGCCATTGCCGGCCGATCTCGATCAAGCCACGGATCGATCATCTGGACCGGCGAGCCAGCGGCCGTACGATCACCGACATCGATCGATTGGGCAAGCGGGTCGTGATCCATTTGGACGATGGCCAAGCGATCGTGATCGAGCCGCGGATGAGCGGTTTGGTCCTGCTAGCCGATCCGCCGGGGATCGAGCATCTGCGGCTGAGGATCGAATTGACTGGCGTCACGCATCGCGAGCTGCTGTTCTGGGACCGCCGCGGACTGGGGACCGTTCGACTGCTGTCGACCGATGAATTGCGGGCGTTGGTCACCGAGCGACTGGGGCCCGACGCGCTGCAGATCTCGACCGATCAGTTGCGCGAGGCGCTGCGAGCCAGCCGACGAGCGATCAAGGTGGCGCTGTTGGACCAGAGCGTGGTCGCCGGAATTGGCAACCTCTACGCCGCGGAGATCTTGCATTTGGCTGGCGTCGACCCACGCACGCGGTGCGATCAATTGAGCGGCCCGCAGTGGCAGCGGATCCAAGCGGCGATCGGCCAAATCCTGGAGACCGCGATCCGGCACGAGGGATCGACTCTTTCGGATGGCACCTACCGCAACGCGCTCAACGATCCGGGCAATTACCAGAGCCAGCACCAGGTTTACGATCGGGCCGATCAAACGTGTTACCGCTGCGATCGAGGGCCGATCACCCGAATCGTGCAAGCTCAACGCAGCACGTTTTATTGCCCCACATGCCAGCAGAAACGCGGCCTGCACGAATCGTTGGCCGATTATCGATCCTAG
- the trpB gene encoding tryptophan synthase subunit beta yields the protein MSGTLPKALSPQSVPDSAGRFGSFGGRFVPETLTRALDELVAEYDKAKADPSFQEELDGLWKTFVGRPSPLYFARRLTESCGGAQIWLKREDLNHTGAHKINNTLGQALLTLRMGKTRVIAETGAGQHGVATATACAHFGLPCVVYMGAEDIRRQKPNVFAMKLLGAEIRAVESGSRTLRDAVNEAMRDWMSSVEDTHYIIGSVIGPHPFPMMVRDFQSVIGREARVQSLEAFDGKLPDCVVACVGGGSNAAGIFAPFVADDTVRLVGVEAGGRSSEPGQHASPLTFGRPGVLHGSYSYVMQDDDGQTCDVHSMSAGLDYPGVGPEHSYWKDTGRAEYIQCRDDEAMKAFDMLAKSEGILPALESSHAIAKGMEVAGKMSPDQNLVICLSGRGDKDAMELARLRGEEW from the coding sequence ATGTCAGGCACCCTGCCCAAGGCACTCAGCCCTCAATCTGTTCCCGATTCGGCGGGCCGTTTTGGTTCGTTTGGCGGTCGTTTTGTTCCCGAAACACTCACCCGAGCGTTGGACGAACTGGTCGCGGAATACGACAAAGCGAAAGCCGATCCGTCGTTCCAAGAGGAGCTCGATGGGCTGTGGAAGACATTTGTCGGCCGCCCCTCGCCACTCTACTTTGCTCGGCGGCTGACCGAATCCTGCGGCGGCGCTCAGATCTGGCTCAAACGCGAAGATCTGAACCACACCGGGGCGCACAAGATCAACAACACCCTGGGCCAAGCGCTGCTGACGCTGCGGATGGGCAAGACTCGCGTGATCGCCGAGACGGGTGCCGGCCAGCACGGCGTCGCGACCGCGACCGCGTGCGCTCACTTTGGACTGCCTTGCGTGGTCTATATGGGTGCCGAAGACATTCGCCGCCAGAAGCCGAACGTGTTTGCGATGAAGTTGCTTGGGGCGGAGATCCGAGCTGTCGAAAGCGGTTCGCGAACACTCCGCGACGCCGTCAACGAAGCGATGCGCGACTGGATGAGCAGCGTCGAGGACACGCACTACATCATTGGATCGGTGATCGGCCCGCATCCGTTCCCGATGATGGTCCGCGATTTTCAATCGGTGATCGGCCGCGAAGCCCGCGTCCAAAGCCTGGAAGCTTTCGACGGTAAGCTGCCCGATTGCGTCGTCGCGTGCGTCGGCGGCGGCAGCAACGCGGCTGGCATCTTCGCGCCCTTTGTCGCCGACGACACCGTCCGCTTGGTCGGCGTCGAAGCCGGGGGACGCAGCAGCGAACCGGGCCAACACGCCTCGCCCCTGACCTTTGGTCGTCCCGGCGTTTTGCACGGCAGCTACAGCTATGTGATGCAGGACGACGACGGCCAGACCTGCGATGTCCATTCGATGTCGGCTGGCCTCGATTATCCCGGCGTCGGCCCCGAGCACAGCTATTGGAAGGATACCGGCCGAGCGGAATACATCCAGTGCCGCGACGACGAAGCGATGAAGGCGTTCGACATGTTGGCCAAGAGCGAAGGGATTCTGCCGGCGCTGGAGAGCAGTCACGCGATCGCTAAGGGGATGGAAGTCGCGGGGAAGATGAGCCCCGACCAGAACTTGGTCATCTGTCTGTCGGGTCGCGGCGACAAGGATGCGATGGAGCTAGCGCGGTTGCGCGGCGAAGAGTGGTAA
- the trpA gene encoding tryptophan synthase subunit alpha produces MSLLDETFAKLRSEGRKALLPFITAGDPDLDFTGDLLKDFGKAGVAACEVGVPYSDPVADGPVIQASYQRALESGFRLQQLFEMRKRIAAKVTIPTLTMASYAIIYRVGLERYIEQSQEAGFCGAIVPDLLVEEAAEFSKLCADRDFNLIQLVTPTTPRERQVRIAESSSGFLYFVSVTGITGERNELPPQLIDNVGWLREQTDVPVCIGFGISQPEHVAKLGPVADGLIVGSAIVRRIAQANAENRGEVRGEIDRYVREMLAAINAVK; encoded by the coding sequence ATGTCGTTGCTCGACGAAACCTTTGCCAAATTACGATCCGAGGGGCGCAAGGCCCTGCTTCCCTTCATCACGGCCGGCGATCCCGATCTCGACTTCACCGGCGACCTGCTGAAAGACTTCGGCAAGGCGGGCGTTGCGGCGTGTGAAGTCGGCGTCCCCTACAGCGATCCGGTCGCCGACGGACCCGTGATCCAAGCCTCCTATCAACGGGCCCTCGAATCGGGCTTTCGATTGCAACAGCTGTTCGAGATGCGAAAGCGGATCGCGGCGAAAGTCACGATCCCAACGCTGACGATGGCCAGTTACGCGATCATCTACCGCGTAGGGTTGGAACGCTACATCGAACAATCGCAAGAGGCTGGATTCTGTGGCGCGATCGTTCCCGACCTGTTGGTCGAAGAGGCGGCGGAGTTTTCCAAACTGTGCGCCGACCGCGACTTCAACCTGATCCAATTGGTGACTCCCACCACGCCACGGGAACGCCAGGTGCGGATCGCCGAATCGTCGTCGGGCTTCTTGTATTTCGTCTCGGTGACCGGGATCACCGGCGAGCGGAACGAACTGCCGCCGCAACTTATCGACAACGTCGGATGGTTGCGTGAACAGACCGACGTCCCCGTCTGCATCGGGTTTGGAATCAGCCAGCCCGAACACGTCGCCAAGCTGGGCCCGGTAGCGGATGGCTTGATCGTCGGATCGGCGATCGTGCGACGGATCGCTCAAGCCAACGCGGAGAATCGCGGCGAGGTCCGTGGCGAGATCGATCGCTACGTCCGCGAGATGCTGGCAGCGATCAACGCAGTCAAATAG